The Sphingomonas sp. HF-S4 sequence ATCGAAGGCTCGCTCGGCGCGACGGTCGACCTCAATGTCGCACGGCCGTTCGATTACAAGGACTTCACCTTGGCGCTCGGCGCGCAGGCCGGGTACAACACGCTCGCCAAGAATATCGATCCCAAGTTCAGCGGCCTCGTCTCGAACACCTGGGATACCGGGATCGGCCGGATCGGCGTGCTCGCCTCCGCCGCCTTTACCCGCCGCAATTATTATGAGGACCAGTTCGGCTCGGGCGGCTGGAACCCGGCGACGCAGGACGGCGGCTTCTGCACCCCGGTCGGCGCGGCGGTCCCGTCGCCGGCCCTCAATCCCGCGCAGGGCACGACGCTCACCAATTGCGCGACCGGTGTCCCCCGCCCCGCCGCCGGCGACACCAACTACGCTCTGGTCAATCGCTCGACCGTCTTCCTGCCCCGCCTGCCACGCTACGGCCGCTTCCACCACGAGCAGGAGCGCCTCGGCGTCACCGGGTCGGTGCAGTGGGAGCCGGCGCCGGGCATCCAGATCGGCGGCGACGTGCTCTATTCGGACTTCAAGGCGTTCCGCGAAGAGAATTGGCTCGAGGGCTTCTCGTTCGCGCGCGCAATCGCCTCGCCCAATTTCGGCAAGCCCCAGACGGCGATCCGCGAGGCGATCCTGCGCAACGCCGGCACCAGCAACACCCAGGGCGCCAATTTCGGCCAGACCGTCTACGACATCGATTACGGCGTGTTCGACGGCGTCGATGTCCGCTCGGACACCCAGTACGACCGCTTCCGCAGCCGCTTCACGCAATATTCGCTCTACGGGAAGTTCGACCTGACCGATCGGCTCAAGCTCAATGTGCTCGCCGGCAAATCGAGCACCAATTTCGACCAGACCGAGCAGACCACCTTCCTGTTCGGGCGCAACAACACCCGCCAGACGATCGACTTCCGCGACGACCGCAACATGCCGACGATCGGCTTCGGCTTCGACGTCACCGATCCGAGCCAGTTCACCCTCGCGCCGGGCAGCGCGGAAATCCGCGCCGCGCCGTCGTTCGTCGACAACGTCAACAAGATGGTCGAGGGCAATTTCGTCTGGAAGGCGACCGAGGGCTTCACGCTCAAGGGCGGCGTCCATTACGACCGCTTCAACTTCAGCATCACGCCGTATCAGCGCCCGAACAACTTCACCGTGCCGACGGTCAGCGCGGCCGATCTGGCGGGCATGACGCATCTGGTCGAGGGCTTCGGCAAGGGCATGCGCGAGGGCGTGTTCCCGACCTCGTGGGTCGCGATCAACTACAAGCAATTCGCCGAGCGCTACGGCCTCGACGATTACACCGGCGATTTCGCGCTCATCCAGAATCTCGGCGGCACCCGCCGGGTGCAGGAGGACGTCGTCTCGGCCTTCGGCCAGGTCGATTTCGATCTGTCGTCAGCAGGCGCGCCGATCCGCGGCAATGTCGGCATGCGCTATGCCAAGACCACGCTCGATTCGACCGGCTATTCGCCTGCGATCGCGCAGTTCGTGACGGTCGAGAATTCCTATGAGGACTGGCTGCCCTCGCTCAACGTCGTCGCCGATCTGACGCCGAACCTGCTGATCCGCGGCGCGGTGGCAAAGGTGATCACCCGCCCCGAGCTCGGCTTCCTCAGCCCCGGCGCCAACATCGTGTTCAGCGGCACGCCGAACATCAACAGCGGCAATCCGCTGCTCGAGCCGATCCGCGCCACCACCTATGACGCCGCGATCGAATGGTATTTTACCCGAAACTCGCTGCTCTCGGCCGCCTATTTCCGCAAGGACATCCAGTCCTACATCCAGAACCAGGCGCTACAGCAGACCTTCAACCAGACCGGCCTGCCCGCCTCGCTGTTCGATCCGAACAGCGGCCTCGATCCCAACGTCTCGGTGTTCACGGTCAACCAGGCGCGCAACACGCCCGGCGGCCCGCTCGAAGGCTATGAGATCAACTACCAGCATTCGCTGACCTTCCTGCCGGGCTTCCTCAAGAACCTCGGCGTGCTCGCCAACTACACCCATGTGAAGTCGACGATCACCTATTTCCTCGCCGCCAGTTCGGCCAACACCACCAGCCGCGACCTGCTCGGCCTGTCGCGCGACGCGTTCAACGGCACGGTCTATTATGAGGACAGCAAGCTCAGCGCCCGCATCTCGGGATCGTATCGCGGGCCGTACATCATCGCGCTGCCGGCCAACAATCCGCTCCAGGATCTCGAAGGCGTCGACAAGTCGCTGATCTTCGATCTCTCGCTGTCGTACCAGCTGACCGACAAGATCAAGCTGAGCTTCGAAGGGCTCAACATCTTCGACCGGGCCTATCGCCAGTATATCGACTCCGATCGCGACAGCACCTTCGTCTACAGCCACACCGGCGCGCAATTCTATCTCGGCGCGCAGTTCCGGTTCTGATGCTTGGCCGCGCCGGCACCGAAAGGTGTCGGCGCGAGCGGCTTGACTCGAATCCCGATCCGACTACGGTTATTTATATTACAAATTGTGGTTAGCGTAAAAGGGGCAATATGCGCGGTGGTCTTTGGCTGATGTCGGCGGCTCTTCTTCTCCCGGCAACGGCGCATGCCGCGGGCTGCGAGGAAAGCTTCACCAAGTCCGGGTCGTTCATCAGCGGGCTGAAGTTCCGCGCCTCGGTCACCGTACCAGACCTCACCCCGGCGAGCGCGATCGGCCAGATGCGCGGCATCGCAGCCGGCAAGGGCTATGACATCCTCGTCGCCGAGGCCGAGGACGGCAGCATGCTGATCGAGCAGCCGCAGACCGGCAAGGCACGCGCCTTCCCGATCACGATCACCGCGACGAGCAGCGGCAAGTCGGGCATGGTCGAAATGGAGGCCAAGCTCCGCGCCGGCCAGAGCGTCGGCTCGGACGCGGCCAAGACCGAGCTATGCGCGATGCTCGGCGCGATCAAGGGCGGCAAGGCCGGCCTCGCCGCGGCGAACAGCGGCATGAAGGCAGTGAGCAACGGGGCACCGCTGGAGATCAGCGCGCTCTCGCTCTCGCAACAGGTGTCGAAGGATACCGAGCGCAACGCCGCGGCGATTCCGCTGCGCTATGAGAACAAGAGCTTCATCATCGACGGTCTGGTCGAACAGGCCACCAAGCAGGGCAGCGACTATATCGTCACCTACAAGATCCCGAACCCGTGGGAGCAGGCGATCCGCCTGCCCGGCGAGGCGAAGTTCAAGACCGATATCGGCTGCGTGATGGCCAAGGGGCAGGCGGCGTTCACCCTCCAGCTCAAGCCGGGCAAGAAGGTCAAGCTGCAGGGCATGTTCGAAGCATTCGACGCGCGCGACCACCTGCTGCTGCTCAAGGATTGCCGATCGGTACAGTGAGGATCGTCAGGCGGCGCCGATAGCCCCGTCCCCGGCGTGCGTGGCGATCCGCCTCGCGCTGCCGCTGGAAAGACCGGCGCGGCCTCGACGGCTAGGGCTTAACGAATATCCGCTCTCGCCCGCTCTCGGCCATCGGCCCTGTTCGATTTCAATCCCGGAAACGGACCTGCATCAATCAATTGCGACAGACTGGAGCCGCGATATCCAGATGGAGAAGCAGAGGCGCTTCGGTTCGCCTGCCCTTAACGGGCCTTTTGGGCTGGGTAAGCATTCCCTCCGCGAAGAAGGCTGAACCCAACGACTTCGCCATCATCGCCGTGTTCGAACCGTATCGTCATGTCTTGCGCCGTCATGAAGAATTCAGACTTCGATTCCGCAAACAGCTCCATACGCCCAGCACCGAACAAGTCGCTTTGGAAAAACAGTCGATCCCCTTCGGCGACGATATGGGCTGGCTTGTCCAGCAATTGATAGTCGCCCGCGACCTGTCCGTTAGCGGCTGCATCACCAGGAATCGCAGCCTTCTCAATGACTTTAAACTCGGGCCATCCGTATTCGGCGGCGACACTTCCCAGGATTTCGTCGATCAGGGCCGCGCCATTGTCGCTGTTGGTCATGATGACGACGCCTTGGCCGGAGCGCGTATAGCCATATAGCTGGGACCGGAAACCTGCTGTGCCCCCGCTGTGGCCAAAGCTCGTGCGGTCGCCAACCTTGTCGACGAAGAAGCCCAGGCCATATTGGCCCAAGCCACGCATCAGCATCGAAGACGCTGTTTTCTGGGACAGGATTTTGTCGGATTTCCCAGCCTCGGCCTGCTGAACTTCGAGTACAACCCGCGCCAGGTCCGTGGGCGTGCTCCAAAGTCCGGCAGCCGAAGATTCCGGGTAGATATGCCATTCACCTGTGACAGCTTTGCCATCGCCGTGATACGCCGTCGCCGTCAGGTTGCGTTGGGCGGCGGGCAGCGGCGCGAAGCTACTCTGGTCCATTCCCATCCGATCCAGAACGGCGGTCTTCATGTAACGGTCGAAGGGCTGGCCGCTGGCCTCGCTCACCATCAACTGGACGATCTCATAGCCTCCCCCGGAGTAGCGCCATGCGCTTCCCGGCGCCAGATCGACGCGAACCGGCTCCGAATTCGCGGGCGCAACACCGTCCAGCACCTGCAACAGGCTCGGCACCGGCTGCCCCTGCGCATATCCGGAATATCCGTGCACCGTCATGCCCGCGCTGTGATTGAGTAGCATGCGCAGGGTGACCGCTTTGAGGCGGGTGTATTCGTTCTGCGGAATTTTCCAGGACGAGAGCTGGCGGTTCGCGTCTCCATCCAGCGCGAGCTTGCCTTGCTCGACTAGGCGCAAGGCGCCGATGGCCGTGAGCGACTTGCTAATCGAGCCTGCCTGGAAAAGGGTTCTCACGGTAGCTCGGCGATGGCTGGCGATATCGGCTTCGCCATAAGCCCGAGCCCACTCAATGCGGCCCTTGTTGATCAGGGCAATGCTGACGGCGGGGACTTGGTAGAAAGCCATACGCTCTATCAGCGACATCTTCTGCTCGGGCGCGCCTTTCACCACGACGGGCGTGGAGAGTCCGAGCTCGACCCGCGCGATACTGGCTTGGACGGTCGATGGTGTGGCTTCATCGACGGTTGTCGCTGACATTGACTGAGCTTGCGCGCCTTGGCCCCACAGCAGGAATGTTGCGCAAGGCAGCAGGAAGAGTCGCATCATGAAAGTTTTACCACAGCGGTGGGGGGCGGACTGGGACGCAGCCTGTCGCTGCGGCTGCCATCGCGCACTCACACAATCGTTGCCCGGGCGCAACGCTTTGCAGATGTTGAAGTCGGCCATCGCAACGCCGGTTTCATCCAATGTCGGGCCTGAAAGCGGACGGGCCGCAAACCACCCAAGACTAGCCATTCACCAATTTCCGGCTTTCGCGCCTAGGGATCCAAGCTCTCACCGAGATTCACTGGATCAAACCGCCCGTGCAGCGTCCCGGCCTCGCTCGCCCGCCACAGCGTCATCACTTCCCCCGCCACGATCAGCCACAGCTTCCCGTCGGGCGCCGCCATTGCCGCGTCGGTGACCGAAGGCGTCGCGGCGCCGCTCGGGTGCGAATGCCAATAGCCAATGATCTTCGGCCCGCCCGCCCGCTCGGCACGCAACGCCGCGAACAGGGCCGCAGGGTCGATCTCGAAGTGCCGCCCGGGGTCTTCGGCCACGTTTTCAGTTGCTTGGAAGCCGGTGATCGTATCGCCGTCGCCGAACAGCAGTCCGCATGCCTCGCGCGGCGCACAATCGGCGGAAATCCGCCGAATACCGATCGGTACAGATCTTGAAACGCGTATCGCCATCCCCATCTACACCTACAGAATGGACCGGGGGGTTACCACACTTGAAGCGCGGATTGCCGAGGCCGCGGACGGATGGCGGCTCGATCGGGCGCTCGCCGATGCCCTTCCCACGCTCTCGCGCGAACGCGTCAAGGCGCTGATCTCGAGCGGCGCGGTCACCGGCCCCGCCGGGCTGATCCGCGATCCCGCCAAGAAGGCGCCCGGCGGCGCGCTGTTCCAGATCGCGGTGCCGGTGCCAGCCCCCGCGCATAACGAAGCGCAGGATATCGCGCTCAACGTCGTGTTCGAGGACGAGCATCTGATCGTGATCGACAAGCAGGCCGGGCTGGTCGTCCATCCTGCCGCCGGCAATCTCGACGGGACGTTGGTCAACGCGCTGCTCCACCATTGCGACGGGAGCCTGTCAGGGATCGGCGGGGTGGCGCGGCCGGGGATCGTCCATCGCATCGACAAGGACACGTCGGGGCTGATGGTCGCCGCCAAGACCGATCGCGCGCATGTCGGGCTGGCCAGGCAGTTCAAGGACCACTCGATCGACCGGCGCTACAAGGCGATCGTCAACGGGCATCTGCGCACGCTCCAGGGCAGCGTCGATGCGCCGCTCGCGCGCTCGCCGGCGAACCGCAAGAAGATGGCGATCCAGCCGCACGGCAAGCGCGCCGTCACCCACTGGCGTCAGTTGGGCGGCGCGAGTCAAGCGGACGGGAAAAACCGCGATTCGAGTCAAGTTCGTCAACTTCTCGACGCCTCGTTCGTTGAATGCAGGCTGGAAACGGGGCGTACCCACCAGGTCCGCGTCCACATGGCATCGATCGGGCATCCGCTTGTCGGCGATCCGGTCTATGGCAGTGCCAGGAAGGCGCATCGCGAGATTCTGGAAACCCTGGATTTCCGGCGACAGGCCTTGCACGCGGCCCATCTCGGGTTCATTCATCCCGTGAAAAGCCACGCTTTGGCATTTGATAGCGAAATGCCTGCAGACATGCAGGAACTGTTCAACAAGCTTATCGTATGAAGTTCGTGGCGCAGCCCGCGCGGCCTTGCGCCCAGTGAAGGGAGATTGATCATGGCAAATGGCAGCAACGTCCCCGCGACGATTCCTGCGCTCGGCGGAGAGGCGAGCCTCAACCGCTATCTGTCCGAGATCAAGAAGTTTCCGATCCTCGCGCCCGAGCAGGAATATATGCTCGCCAAGCGCTTCGAGGAGCATGGCGACGCCGATGCGGCGGCGCAGCTGGTCACGTCGCACCTGCGGCTCGTCGCCAAGATCGCGATGGGCTATCGCGGCTATGGCCTGCCCGTCTCCGAGCTGATCTCGGAAGGCAATATCGGCCTGATGCAGGGCGTGAAGAAGTTCGAGGCCGATCGCGGCTTCCGCCTGGCAACCTACGCCATGTGGTGGATCCGCGCGTCGATCCAGGAATTCATCCTGCGCTCGTGGTCGCTCGTGAAGATGGGCACCACGGCGGCGCAGAAGAAGCTGTTCTTCAACCTGCGCCGGATGAAGGCCAAGCTCGATGCGTTCGAGGATGGCGACCTGTCCCCCGAGCATCTCGCCAAGATCGCCACCGATCTGGGCGTGACCGAGGACGAGGTCACCTCGATGAACCGCCGCATGGCGATGGGCGGGGATACCTCGCTCAACGTGCCGATGCGCGAGGATGGCGAGGGCCAGTGGCAGGATTGGCTGCAGGACGACAGCCAGCTCCAGGACGAAGTCGTCGCCGAAGCGCAGGAGGCGGACGTCCGCCACGAGATGCTCGTCGATGCGATGGACGATCTCAACGAGCGCGAGAAGCACATCCTCACCGAGCGTCGCCTGACCGACGATCCCAAGACGCTCGAGGAACTGAGCCAGGTCTATGGCGTGTCGCGCGAGCGCGTCCGCCAGATCGAGGTTCGCGCCTTCGAGAAGCTCCAAAAGGCGATGATGCGCCTCGCCGGCGAGAAGCGACTGCTCGCGGCCTATTGAAGCCGTTGCGTTGACGGTGTGGTGTCGTCATTCGTGTCCGCATGAGTGACGACGCCGCCCCCACCCCCCGCGCCCCGCAGGCGACGACGCGGATCGAGCCCCCCGCCGAGCCGGCCCGGCCCCGCAAACCGTTGCTGCGCCGGCTTCTCGGCTGGCTGGTGATGGCAGTGCTGGCGTTCATCCTCGGCTCGCTGCTCTGGGTCGCGGCGCTGCGCTTCATCAATCCGCCGATCACCTGGACGATGATCGGCGACGCGGTCGCCGGCCACGGCGTCACCAAGCGCTGGATGTCGATCGACCGGATCGACGCGACGATGGCCCGCGCCGTGATCGCCGCCGAGGACTCCCGCTTCTGCGAGCATCACGGCTTCGACTACAAGGCCATCGCCGCCGCCGCCGCACGCAACGCCACCGGCACCAAGCGCATCCGCGGCGGATCGACCGTCAGCCAGCAGACCGCCAAGAACGTGTTCCTCTGGCAGGGCGGCGGCTATTTCCGCAAAGGCTTGGAAGCCTATTTCACGCTGCTCATCGAGAATATCTGGGGCAAGCGGCGGATCATGGAAGTCTATCTCAACGTCGCCGAGACCGGGATCGGCACCTATGGCGTCAATGCCGGCGCGATGCGCTATTTCAAGCACGACGCCTCGCGGCTCAGCCAGCGCGAGGCCGCGCTGATCGCCGCGGTGCTGCCGCTGCCCAAGAAGCGCGCGGCGATCGACCCCAGGGGCTTCACCAGGCGCTACGGCAATTCGATCAGCCGCCGGATCGGCGTGGTGGCAGGCGACGGCCTCGACGCCTGCCTGCGGTGACTACGCACCCGATCCGCATCGCCGCGGCGTTGATCGACGACGGCGCGGGCCATATGCTGCTGGTTCGGAAGCACGGTGCCCAGGCCTATATGCAGGCCGGCGGCAAGATCGAACCCGGCGAGACCGCGATGGATGCGCTTCGCCGCGAACTGCTCGAGGAGATCGGCTTGGTTCCGGCAACCGCGCCCGCCTATCTCGGCCGGTTCCGCGCGCCGGCTGCCAACGAGCCCGGCCGCATCGTCGAGGCGGAAATCTTCCGCCTCACCGCCGCCCATCCCCCGATCGTCGCCGCGGAGATCGCCGAGGCCCGGTGGGTTGCGATTAAGGCAGCGGGCGAGCTTCCGCTCGCGCCCCTGACGCGAGACCATATCCTGCCGATCGCGCGCGCGTTGCCTGCCTACGAAAAGGCCCCGGAGCCGCGCATCGCCGCTCCAGGGCCCTAAACGTGATCCGGCCGCGGATCAGTCGACCTTCTTGGCCGCGTCCTTCGCCGCGCCGCCGACATCCTTGGCGGCATCGCCGACGTCCTTCGCCGCGCTGGTGATCGCGTCGGTCTTCACATTCTCGCGCTGGTTCTGGTTGACCAGATACAGCCCGCCCAGCACCACCAGCACGAGCACGGCAAGCCCGATCAGCAGGGCGCCACCGCTCCCGCCGCGGCGCTCGACCACGACGGTGCTCGGATTGCTCGTCTCCGTGACCCGCTCGGACGTGACGCCGTCGGTACGCTCGACAATACGATCAGCCATGAACCTGCACTCCTCGATTGTGTCCGGCAGCAACAGAGGAGTGCCCATTTAGGTTCCGAAACGGTCGTAGATCAGAACGGCAGCTTGAACCCCGGCGGCAGCGGCAGCCCGCTGCTCATCTTCGACATCTCGGTAGCCGATGCCGCATCGGCCTTGGCACGCGCATCGTTGAACGCTGCCGCGACCAGGTCCTCGAGCATGCCCTTCTCGCTCGGTGCGAGCAGCGAATCGTCGATGTCGACGGCGATGATCCGACCCTTGGCGCTTGCCTTGACCTTGACCAGCCCGCCACCCGAAACGCCCTCGACTTCGATCGTGTCGAGGTTCGCCTGCGCCTTGGTCAGCTCTTCCTGGACGTTCTGCGCCATCGCCATGATGTCTTCGAGGCTCCTCATGCCTGGTTACTCCGTAGGTTGTTCCAGCCGATCAGCTCGGCATCGGGAAAAGCGTGCATCGCAGCGGCGACCACCGGCGAGGCCAGCACCGCGTTGCGCTCTGCGGCCTCGTTGGCGACTGCCTGCTCGCGCATCGTCGGCGCGCCCGCGTCCTCAACGCATTTGAGCCGCCAATTGACCCCTGTCGCCTCGCGCAGTGCGGCTCCCAGCTCGCGCAGGAAATCCTGCGGCAATTCGCGTGCCGCGCCGAATTCAAATTCCGAGCCGTCAAACTTCACCGGACGCAGATAGTCGCGCACTTGCTGGGCGAGCTGGAAGCGCTTGCTTGCCTCCAAACAGATCGCGAGTTCGGCGATGCTCGACGGCATTGCCGGCTCGGCAGGCGCAGACGGCGCCGCGGCGGGAGCGGACGCCGTGACGGTCACGCTGCCGCTGGCGATCTGCCGCGCCAGCTCGCCCGGATCGGGAAGCTGCGACGCGTGGATCACGCGGAGCAGCGCCATCTCGCACGCCTCGATCGGCAGCGCCGCCTTGGCGACTTCGTCATGCCCGCGCAGCACCAATTGCCACAGCCGGTGCAGCGCCGGGAAAGAGAGACCGGCCGCCCAGTCCTGCAACGCCTTGAGTTCCTCGGCCGACTGGCCCGCACCCGAATCGGTGCCGAGCTTGGCCAAAGTCACGCCGTGGACGGTTTCCAGCAGCGTACGCAGTACCGCCTGGGGATCGACGCCCAGATCATATTGCCCGCGCAACGCCGCGAGCGCGCCCAGCGCGTCGCCAGCGAGCAGCAACCCGAACAGTGCGCGGATCGCCCCGCGATCGGACAGGCCGAGCATCGCCCGCACCGCCTCGGCGCGCACCCCGCCGCCTTCGAGCCCGGCATGCGCGATCGCCTGGTCGAGAATCGACAGCCCGTCGCGTGCCGATCCTTCGGCGGCGCGCGCGATCAGCGCCAGCGCGTCGGGCTCGGCCTCGACGCCCTCGGCCTGCGCGACATGCGCGAAATGCCCGGCGAGCAACTCTGCCGGGATCCGCCGCAGGTCGAAGCGCTGGCAGCGCGACAGCACCGTCACCGGCACCTTGTTGACCTCGGTCGTCGCGAACAGGAACTTCACGTGCGCCGGCGGTTCCTCGAGCGTCTTGAGCAGGCCGTTGAACGCGGCCTTGGACAGCATGTGGACTTCGTCGATGATGTAGATCTTGTACCGCGCCGACACCGCCGAATAGCGCGACGCCTCGATGATCTCGCGGATATCGTCGATGCCGGTATGGCTCGCGGCGTCCATCTCGATCACGTCGATATGGCGACCCTCGGCGATCGCACGGCACGGCTCGCAGACCCCGCACGGGTCGATCGTCGGCCTGCCGTGCCCGTCCGGCCCGATGCAGTTCAGTGCCTTGGCGATCAGCCGCGCGGTCGAGGTCTTGCCGACTCCGCGGACGCCAGTGAGCAGGAAGGCATGCGCCAGCCGGTCGCGCTTGATCGCATTGCCCAGCGTGGTGACCATCGCATCCTGCCCGATCAGTTCGGAAAAGGTCTGCGGCCGGTATTTCCGCGCAAGGACGCGATACGCCTCCTGCTTGGGCTGGGGCGGTTCGTCGAGGCCAAGGAGGGAATCGGACATCGCAGCCTATGTAGGCGGGCATGCGCGGCTTGTCGAAGGATCAGGACAAGTGTCGCGGCGCATCCATGCGCGGATGCAGCACACGAACGATGCGGAGTGTGCCGGGCAGAATCCTGTAGTAGACGAAATGGCTCTCGTGGCGAAATCGCCAATGGCCTGAGGAAGAGCTTACCGGTCGCCCCATCTCCGGTTGATCCAGCAAGCCAGTGAATGCGACGTCAAATGACCCCACGTAACGGCTCGCCTGAGCGGCGCCCCAATGGGTAGCGGTATAATCGTAAATGGCATCTAGATCGTGATCGGCAGCTACCGAGATGACGAGCCTCAGGCGTTCCAACGCTTACGGCCGTCCGCGATTATGTCGGCAATGGAGCGACCTTCGTCGCCACTTGCATCGCCTTCCGCCAAGGCTGCCGCCAGTTCCGGCGTCATCTCCCAGCGATCTTCCTGTTCGAGATCGGCGCGGATCAAGGCGCGCAAATAGGCTTCGACATCAGGATACGCCCCCTCGCGGACGCGCAATTCCACCCCGTCCTTGAACTCATCGGGCAGATGGAAGCTGATCTTCGTCATGCGCGGAGTTTCCGCCCAAGCCTAAACGCTGTCAATGGAGGAAGGTGGGAGCCGGAACGACCCGCGGCGAAATCGTTGTGGCTGCTTCCTTCCGGATCTGACCAGGTTGGCGACGACCACGTCCGCCCGACTCCCGCGGCGCATATGGGCGAACTCCCGCCGCGAGGCAAGGGGCGCCCGCATCGGACGCCCCGCCCCTCATTCAACGATAATAGCGGACCTTGCGGCAAATGCGGACGCGGTCCCCACGCCGCCACTCGCGCCGGCAGACCGTGCGCGTATAGGCGCGGCGGTTATTGCGATAATGACGACGGTATTGGCGGCGGTCGCGGCGATAGTGGCGCCGGTCTTGCTCGACGAGCGCGGTGGCCGAGCTGGCGGCGAACGAAGCGGCCGTGATGGCAGCGGGCGCCGCCGGCGCCGTCGTTGCCGAAGCCGCGGGCACGGTGAACAGCGCAGCCGCTGCGGCGACGGCGAGAGTGAGAAGCTTCATCGATAATCTCCCGGATGCAGGGCGATCCTGCTGCCGTTGCAATTCCGGCACGGCGGGTTGGTTCCGGCTCAGCGTCCCTGCATGTCGCGATGCTCGCTCGGCATCCGCACGGTGAGCCCGTCGAGATCGGGGGTCAGCACGATCTGGCAAGCGAGCCGACTGGTCCGCGCCGCGCCGAAGGCGAGGTCGAGCATATCCTCTTCCTCCTCGCTTGCGCGCGGCAATCTGGCGAAATCCTCCGCGGCAACGATCACATGGCAGGTCGAGCACGACATCTGCCCCTCGCACGTCCCCTCCAGCGGTTGCCCGGCATTCTGCGCGACTTCGAGCAGGATCGCACCGTCGGCGGCTTCGACTTCGCGAGTCTCGCCCTCGCCGGCGCTGACGAAACGCACCCGGATCATGCCGCGACCTTCTGCGCACGCGCCGCTGCAGTGATCCGGTCGAGCGCAGTCAACAATTCTTCCTCCGTAGTCATGCGCCCGAAGCCGAGCCGGATGCTCGACCGCGCCTGCGCATCGCTCATCCCGATGGCCTGCAGCACATGGCTGGGCCGCCCCGATCCGCTCGCACAGGCCGACCCCGCCGAG is a genomic window containing:
- a CDS encoding YbaB/EbfC family nucleoid-associated protein, which gives rise to MRSLEDIMAMAQNVQEELTKAQANLDTIEVEGVSGGGLVKVKASAKGRIIAVDIDDSLLAPSEKGMLEDLVAAAFNDARAKADAASATEMSKMSSGLPLPPGFKLPF
- a CDS encoding DNA polymerase III subunit gamma/tau — encoded protein: MSDSLLGLDEPPQPKQEAYRVLARKYRPQTFSELIGQDAMVTTLGNAIKRDRLAHAFLLTGVRGVGKTSTARLIAKALNCIGPDGHGRPTIDPCGVCEPCRAIAEGRHIDVIEMDAASHTGIDDIREIIEASRYSAVSARYKIYIIDEVHMLSKAAFNGLLKTLEEPPAHVKFLFATTEVNKVPVTVLSRCQRFDLRRIPAELLAGHFAHVAQAEGVEAEPDALALIARAAEGSARDGLSILDQAIAHAGLEGGGVRAEAVRAMLGLSDRGAIRALFGLLLAGDALGALAALRGQYDLGVDPQAVLRTLLETVHGVTLAKLGTDSGAGQSAEELKALQDWAAGLSFPALHRLWQLVLRGHDEVAKAALPIEACEMALLRVIHASQLPDPGELARQIASGSVTVTASAPAAAPSAPAEPAMPSSIAELAICLEASKRFQLAQQVRDYLRPVKFDGSEFEFGAARELPQDFLRELGAALREATGVNWRLKCVEDAGAPTMREQAVANEAAERNAVLASPVVAAAMHAFPDAELIGWNNLRSNQA
- a CDS encoding type II toxin-antitoxin system RelE/ParE family toxin — its product is MERLRLVISVAADHDLDAIYDYTATHWGAAQASRYVGSFDVAFTGLLDQPEMGRPVSSSSGHWRFRHESHFVYYRILPGTLRIVRVLHPRMDAPRHLS
- a CDS encoding ribbon-helix-helix domain-containing protein codes for the protein MTKISFHLPDEFKDGVELRVREGAYPDVEAYLRALIRADLEQEDRWEMTPELAAALAEGDASGDEGRSIADIIADGRKRWNA
- a CDS encoding 2Fe-2S iron-sulfur cluster-binding protein — its product is MIRVRFVSAGEGETREVEAADGAILLEVAQNAGQPLEGTCEGQMSCSTCHVIVAAEDFARLPRASEEEEDMLDLAFGAARTSRLACQIVLTPDLDGLTVRMPSEHRDMQGR